The Paenibacillus sp. MBLB1832 genome has a window encoding:
- the disA gene encoding DNA integrity scanning diadenylate cyclase DisA — translation MSKEETKRDVMSQLLQLVAPGTPFRDGLENVLRAKTGGLIVVGFSPEVTEIVDGGFSINCDFSPNYLYELAKMDGAIILSEDIKRILYANTQLIPDSSISSSETGIRHRTAERVAKQTNKLVVSISQRRNVITLYQGNLRYALKDIGVILTKANQAIQTLERYKVVLDQSLTNLSASEFEELVTLHDITNVIARFEMVLRIKAEINRYINELGNEGRLISMQLEELVGNAELEARLLVKDYVRELSEERVKDMQAGLKRLSSDELLEPQQIIRLLGYSHTNSIAEEPVSPRGFRILGKIPRLPSIIIGNLVEKFGYLPHMMMATIEELDEVDGIGEVRARAIKEGLKRIQEQVFIDRHI, via the coding sequence ATGAGTAAAGAAGAGACGAAACGAGATGTGATGAGCCAATTACTCCAGCTTGTAGCCCCGGGTACGCCTTTCCGAGACGGTTTGGAGAACGTGCTGCGTGCTAAAACAGGTGGTCTGATCGTTGTTGGTTTCAGTCCAGAAGTGACGGAAATCGTGGACGGCGGATTTTCGATAAATTGTGATTTTTCACCCAACTATTTATATGAGCTTGCCAAAATGGACGGTGCTATTATTCTTAGTGAGGATATTAAGCGTATTCTTTATGCGAACACGCAGCTCATTCCCGATTCTTCGATTTCTTCTTCGGAGACAGGGATTAGACATCGAACGGCAGAGCGCGTGGCCAAACAGACAAATAAATTAGTCGTCTCCATCTCGCAGCGGCGAAACGTGATTACACTCTATCAGGGAAATTTGAGATATGCGCTCAAAGATATTGGCGTTATTCTCACGAAAGCCAATCAAGCGATCCAGACCTTGGAACGGTATAAGGTCGTATTGGATCAGTCACTCACGAACCTTAGTGCCTCGGAGTTTGAAGAGCTTGTTACGCTGCATGATATCACGAATGTTATCGCTCGTTTTGAGATGGTTTTGCGTATTAAAGCAGAAATTAATCGATACATTAATGAGTTGGGCAACGAGGGACGATTAATTAGCATGCAACTTGAAGAGCTTGTTGGAAATGCGGAACTTGAAGCGCGCTTGCTCGTAAAGGATTATGTAAGAGAATTATCAGAGGAACGCGTCAAAGATATGCAAGCTGGATTGAAACGATTGTCCTCGGATGAGTTGTTAGAACCGCAACAAATCATTCGTCTATTAGGATACTCGCATACGAATTCAATTGCAGAAGAGCCTGTTTCACCGCGAGGTTTCCGAATCTTAGGGAAAATTCCGCGATTGCCTTCCATCATTATTGGGAACTTGGTTGAGAAATTCGGATACCTCCCGCACATGATGATGGCGACGATCGAAGAATTGGATGAAGTTGACGGAATCGGAGAAGTGAGAGCCCGCGCCATTAAGGAAGGTCTCAAGCGGATTCAAGAACAAGTGTTCATTGACAGACATATTTAA
- the pssA gene encoding CDP-diacylglycerol--serine O-phosphatidyltransferase → MLTKSIPSLFTVGNLFLGVLSIILAFSGEHGIAAVLVIVAMLLDGLDGRVARALNAQSEFGKELDSLSDVISFGVAPAFIMYVVAFNDPTAISPAFAWIVTAIFPICGALRLARFNVVAGTPGYFIGLPIPAAGGVLCTLALFVNDINVYVLLVSTVLLSYLMVSTVKYPNFKKAGIPKAAIWITPIIVAAAILIAIKWPESISKMIFVPLLLYALYGLKKNVDGYFIRLRNLRRKNKRRGVEDNNSVKSDV, encoded by the coding sequence ATGTTAACGAAATCAATTCCCAGCCTATTTACAGTAGGGAACTTATTCCTAGGCGTTCTGTCGATCATCCTAGCTTTCAGTGGGGAACATGGCATCGCTGCCGTGCTAGTCATTGTTGCCATGCTATTGGATGGTCTCGACGGGCGTGTCGCCAGAGCATTGAATGCTCAAAGTGAGTTTGGTAAAGAATTAGACTCCTTATCCGACGTCATTTCTTTCGGTGTTGCTCCTGCTTTTATCATGTACGTAGTTGCATTTAATGACCCAACCGCGATTAGTCCGGCATTTGCTTGGATTGTCACAGCGATCTTCCCGATTTGCGGAGCATTACGCTTGGCAAGGTTCAATGTCGTTGCGGGTACGCCAGGCTATTTCATCGGGTTGCCGATTCCAGCCGCAGGCGGTGTGCTCTGTACATTGGCGCTGTTTGTGAACGATATTAACGTGTATGTTCTTCTTGTAAGTACTGTTCTCTTGTCATACTTAATGGTGAGCACAGTGAAATACCCAAACTTCAAGAAAGCGGGTATTCCGAAAGCAGCAATTTGGATTACGCCGATTATCGTGGCAGCTGCCATTCTCATCGCGATCAAATGGCCGGAGTCCATTTCCAAAATGATTTTCGTTCCGTTACTGCTTTATGCGTTGTACGGCCTAAAAAAAAACGTTGATGGGTATTTCATCCGTTTACGCAATCTTCGTAGAAAGAACAAGAGACGCGGCGTAGAAGACAACAATTCCGTTAAGTCGGATGTTTAA